TGCCCTTTCCCCTGCTCTGCGATCCCGGTCACAAGGTCATGACCCGTTACGGGGCCTACGGCGAGAAGGTGCTGTATGGCCGCAAGTCCATCGGCGTCATCCGCTCGGCGGTCTGGGTGGGCCCCGACGGCAAGGTCATCAAACACTGGGCCCGGGTGGCCAGCGCGGCGAAACATCCTCAGAAATTTCTCGATCTCTTGAAGGAATTCGAGGGGATAGCCACGACATAGGTCAGTGGTTCCATGGCGGCTTGGCGGAAGTGCATGGGAGTCGAACCCACCTCGGACGGGGATACCGCCCGACACACGGTTTTGAAGACCGGGGAGGCCACCGGGCCTCATGCACTTCCGGAGTCGTCTCGCGATAGAGCGGCGGATCGTACCAAACGCCCCGTCCACACCGCGAGTCTTTACAAGACTTTTGCGTCTGATGCCCCCCCGCCCGGCCGCCGACCAGCCTTTGTGATAGCTTGTGGCTCCTTCGGAACGGGGCTGTAGCTCAGCTGGGAGAGCGCCTGACTGGCAGTCAGGAGGTCTGGGGTTCGATCCCCCACAGCTCCACCATGTCTCCCCGACATGGGTATCGGTTTCCTAACCCACAACCGTCTCTAGACGAACCCAGCGCGTCGTCACGGCGTCGATGATCGATGGATGAAACTCCTCGATCGGCTCCGTAACGAACTCCGCGTCCGTCGCTACGCGCGCAGCACCCTCAAGTCCTACGTCACCTGGGCCCGCCGCTACATCCTGTTCCACGATCGTCGTCACCCCGACGCCATGGGCGAAGCCGAGATCCGCAGCTTCCTCAGCCACCTGGCCGTCGATCGACACGTCGCCGCCTCGACCCAGAACCAGGCGCTCAGCGCGTTGCTCTTCCTCTACAAACACGTCCTGAGGAAAGAGGTCGACTGGATCGACGACGTCATCCGCGCCAAACAACCGCGACGCATGCCGGTCGTGATGTCCCGAGACGAAGTCCGTCGTCTTCTGGACAACCTCACCGGCGACGGCTGGCTCCTGGTCGCCCTGCTCTACGGCGCAGGCATGCGACAGATGGAGGCCCTCCGCATCCGCATCAAGGACGTCGACTTCGCACGCAACCAGATCATCATCCGCGCCGGCAAAGGACAGAAGGACCGTCACGCCCTCCTCCCCGACCGACTCCACACCGCACTCCGCCAACGGCAGGAGACCACCGCGGCCGTCCACCAGATGGACCTGGACGAAGACGGCGGCTGGGTCGAACTCCCCGACGCCATCGGACGCAAGGCACCCGCCGCCGCACGGGACCTACGCTGGCAGTGGCTTTTCCCCGCCGCACGCACCTACCGCGACGGCGAGACCGGCCAACGCCGACGCCACCACATCCACCCAACGACGCTGCAACGCCAGGTCTCGGCAGCGGCTCGAGCCGCGCAGATCCACAAGCGAATCAGCTGCCACACGCTGCGTCACTCGTTCGCCACGCATCTGCTGGAAGACGGCAAGGACATCCGCACGGTGCAGGAGCTGTTGGGCCATCGCAGCGTACAGACGACGATGATCTACACCCACGTCCTCAATCGAGGACCGTTGGGTGCGAGAAGTCCGATGGATGGGTTGTATTGAACGGCGCGTCGGACATTCCCCTCCCAGCCCCAGCGTTCATGCTTGCACCGCATACGCCAATGGCGTATAGTTCTTGATGACGTTCATCGAGACGTCTGTATTCACGAGGCAGATCAAGAATCTCCTCAGCGCTGACGAGTATCAAGGCCTTCAACTCGCACTGCTACTGCGTCCTGAACAGGGTGCATTAAT
This Acidobacteriota bacterium DNA region includes the following protein-coding sequences:
- a CDS encoding integron integrase, producing MKLLDRLRNELRVRRYARSTLKSYVTWARRYILFHDRRHPDAMGEAEIRSFLSHLAVDRHVAASTQNQALSALLFLYKHVLRKEVDWIDDVIRAKQPRRMPVVMSRDEVRRLLDNLTGDGWLLVALLYGAGMRQMEALRIRIKDVDFARNQIIIRAGKGQKDRHALLPDRLHTALRQRQETTAAVHQMDLDEDGGWVELPDAIGRKAPAAARDLRWQWLFPAARTYRDGETGQRRRHHIHPTTLQRQVSAAARAAQIHKRISCHTLRHSFATHLLEDGKDIRTVQELLGHRSVQTTMIYTHVLNRGPLGARSPMDGLY